The Actinomycetota bacterium DNA window ATGTCACGCCGGGCTACCCGCTCTTCCTTGCCGCGGTCTACGGTGTGACAGGCCATGCCGAGGAGGGGCGCCCGTGGCCGGTCCTCGTGGCGCTGCAGCTGCTGTTCGGCGCCGGCGCCATCGCGCTCGTGTACGTGTTGGGCAGCGACCTGGCCGGGGAGCGGGCGGGCGCGATCGCCGCGTTCCTGTTCGCGCTGTACCCGCCCGGGTTCCTCATCGCGCCGCTGTGGCTCACCGAGCCTCTGGGGACCGTCGCCCTCCTCGGCTACGTCGTCCTGCAACTGCGTGCGCGCGAGCGGCGCAGCGTGCCTCTCGCGCTGGCCGCCGGGGCGGTGCTGGCGCTCGCGGTGCTCACCCGGCCGGCGGTCCTGCCGGTGGCGGTCGTCCCGTTCGCGCTGCGGGCGGCGCTCGGCCCGCGTGAGGGGCTGGTCAGGCAGGCAGCCCTGGCGCTTGCCGCGTGGGCACTCGCTCGGCTTCCAGCTGCTGCTGCAGTCGGTGGTGCTCGACATCGCCGAGGCGGACCGTCTGCGCTGAAGGTGCGGAAGGCGTGCCGCCGCGTTACCGCTAGAATGTTCGCAAGGGCCGGGACGAAGCCCGGCCGCCCGAGGAGGGTCACCGAATGAAGCTGCTCGACGATCGCATGCGCCTGTTCGGCCTCGTGAACCCCATCGACATCGTCGCGGTGCTGCTCGTCATCGCCGTGGCGGTGGTCGGATACACACTGCTCAAGGGCGAGCCGCCGGCGCCACCGAGCGAGAAGGGGACCGTCGAGGTGGTCTTCCTCGCGCAGGGCATCCCAACCGTGCAGGAGGACCTCGTGAAGGCCGGGGACGTTGCCGCGCGTTCGGGCGGCACCGGGAAGATGGGCGAGGTGACGGCGGTCCGGTTCGAGAAGTC harbors:
- a CDS encoding DUF4330 domain-containing protein, which codes for MKLLDDRMRLFGLVNPIDIVAVLLVIAVAVVGYTLLKGEPPAPPSEKGTVEVVFLAQGIPTVQEDLVKAGDVAARSGGTGKMGEVTAVRFEKSVKEATDATGSVVVVESDLFRDVYVTVRGTGAVTDTGVNLGDERIRVNQVFDLQMPRFQMSARVISARQVD